From Grus americana isolate bGruAme1 chromosome 11, bGruAme1.mat, whole genome shotgun sequence, a single genomic window includes:
- the ASB14 gene encoding LOW QUALITY PROTEIN: ankyrin repeat and SOCS box protein 14 (The sequence of the model RefSeq protein was modified relative to this genomic sequence to represent the inferred CDS: substituted 1 base at 1 genomic stop codon) — MYNSTYMFDDDSDDEFPTQQAIQESLQDRHKIETSGSATEDESFQCIASKEHGKIIAAIRTWLSXNITGQEEALMRLVRHSSAFEEADQQGWLPVHEAAAQLNKNILEITLKASRAIMWEQTTLKGETPLLVAVRNCFVDNVRFLLLNGCNPNVRNEEGDSPLVIAIKHDSYEIASLLISSGAKVNLQCVHKRTALHEAARLGRKDLVKLLLRSGADPDPRSEYGLTPLALAAQIGHTEIMELLLQKGADVLSQAMDCASVLFEAAAGGNPESLSLLLEYGADANVPKHSGHLPIHRAAYRGHFLALKKLVPVTNFDAIKESGISPVHSAAAGAHPQCLEFLLKSGFDANFMLDQRVRKGYDDHRKSALYFAVSNGDICSTQLLLNAGALPNQDPINCLQIALRMGNYELMNLLLRHGANVNYFCRVNTTHFPSALQYALKDEVMLRMLMNYGYDVHRCFDCPQGNSSHSQYVTDGWTSTVIKDTMFCEVITLSWLKHLSGKVVRVMLDYVDHVNICWKLEAVLKEQELWPDINSILTNPRSLKHLCRLKIRECMGRLRLRCPVFMTFLPLPNCLKDYVLYKEYDLYGQENFRGTDSLNCT; from the exons AGCTATTCAGGAAAGCTTACAAGATAGGCATAAAATTGAAACAAGTGGTAGTGCAACAGAGGATGAAAG TTTCCAGTGTATTGCAAGTAAAGAACATGGAAAGATAATTGCAGCAATTCGGACA TGGCTGTCTTAAAATATCACAGGCCAAGAAGAGGCCTTGATGAGGTTGGTGAGGCACAGTTCTGCTTTTGAAGAAGCAGATCAGCAAGGCTGGCTTCCGGTGCATGAAGCTGCGGCACAGCTAAATAAGAACATCCTTGAAATAACTTTGAAAG cctCCCGTGCCATTATGTGGGAACAGACCACTCTAAAAGGGGAAACGCCTCTCTTGGTGGCAGTCAGAAATTGCTTTGTAGACAATGTCCGCTTTCTCCTGCTCAATGGTTGCAATCCCAATGTTAGGAATGAAGAGGGAGATTCTCCTTTAGTTATAG CAATTAAACATGATTCGTATGAGATTGCCTCCCTGTTGATAAGTTCTGGTGCAAAAGTGAATTTGCAGTGTGTCCACAAGAGGACTGCTTTGCACGAGGCAGCCAGACTAGGCAGGAAGGATCTGGTGAAGCTTCTCCTTCGTTCTGGAGCAGATCCTGACCCTCGTAGTGAATATGGGCTCACACCTCTAGCACTGGCTGCACAGATTGGACATACAGAAATTATGGAGCTCTTACTGCAAAAAG GTGCGGATGTTCTTTCACAGGCAATGGATTGTGCTTCTGTATTatttgaagcagcagcaggaggaaatcCAGAGTCTTTGAGTCTTTTACTAGAATACGGTGCAGATGCCAACGTACCAAAGCACTCGGGTCATTTGCCAATCCACAGAGCTGCATATAGAGGACATTTTCT agCCCTAAAAAAATTAGTTCCAGTTACTAATTTTGATGCCATTAAAGAAAGTGGGATAAGCCCAGttcactcagcagcagcaggagcacatCCTCAGTGCCTTGAGTTTCTCCTCAAATCTGGGTTTGATGCCAATTTTATGCTGGATCAAAGAGTTCGCAAAGGCTACGATGACCACCGGAAATCAGCATTGTACTTTGCTGTTTCCAACGGGGACATCTGTTCAACACAGTTGCTGTTGAACGCTGGAGCCCTGCCAAACCAGGATCCCATCAACTGTCTCCAAATAGCCTTGAGAATGGGCAACTATGAGTTAATGAATCTACTGCTCCGACATGGGGCAAATGTCAATTACTTCTGCAGAGTGAATACAACACATTTTCCATCAGCTCTACAGTATGCTCTGAAAGATGAAGTCATGTTAAGAATGCTGATGAACTATGGGTATGATGTGCACCGCTGCTTTGATTGCCCTCAGGGAAACAGTTCGCATTCCCAGTATGTGACTGATGGATGGACTTCTACCGTTATCAAAGATACGATG TTCTGTGAAGTGATAACCTTGTCGTGGTTGAAGCATCTGTCTGGGAAAGTAGTGCGAGTGATGTTAGATTATGTTGATCATGTTAATATCTGCTGGAAGCTAGAAGCGGTTCTCAAAGAACAGGAGCTCTGGCCAGACATCAATTCGATTTTAA CAAATCCTCGCTCTCTGAAGCATCTTTGTCGCCTGAAGATACGTGAATGCATGGGCCGGTTGCGCCTCCGTTGTCCCGTCTTCATGACCTTCCTCCCACTGCCAAACTGCTTGAAAGACTATGTACTATACAAGGAATATGATCTTTATGGGCAGGAAAACTTCAGAGGAACTGACAGCCTCAACTGTACATAA
- the APPL1 gene encoding DCC-interacting protein 13-alpha: MPGIDKLPIEETLEDSPQTRSLLGVFEEDAAAISNYINQLFQAMHRIYDAQNELSAATHLTSKLLKEYEKQRFPLGGDDEVMTSTLQQFAKVIDELSSCHAVLSTQLADAMMFPITQFKERELKEILTLKEVFQIASNDHDAAITRYSRLSKRRENEKIKAEVTEDVYTSRKKQHQTMMHYFCALNTLQYKKKIAMLEPLLGYMQAQISFFKMGSENLTEQLEEFLTNIGTSVQNVRREMECEVENMQQTIEDLEIASDPLYLPDPDPTKFPVHRNLTRKAGYLNARNKTGLVSSSWERQFYFTQGGNLMSQARGDVAGGLVMDIDNCSVMAVDCEDRRYCFQITSFDGKKSSILQAESKKDYEEWICTINNISKQIYLSENPEEIAARVNQSALEAVTPSPSFQQRHESMRPTVQSRPPAARTSSTGSLGSESAALSALSLDSLVAPDTPIQFDIISPVSEDLPGQAKSSGQSGRRTNPFGESGGSKSETEDSILHQLFIVRFLGSMEVKSDESPDVVYETMRQILAARAIHNIFRMTESHLLVTCDCLKLIDPQTQVTRLRFPLPNVVLYATHQENKRLFGFVLRTSGGRVESRQTSVCYIFESNNEGEKICDSVGLAKQIAFHAELDRKASEKQKEIDRVKEKQQKELNKQKQIEKDLEEQSRLIAASSRSNQSSGEGQFVVLSSSQSEDSDLGEDGKKKRESEA, from the exons AATTAAGTGCAGCAACTCATCTGACTTCAAAGCTTCTGAAGGAATATGAGAAACAG cgTTTTCCACTAGGGGGAGATGATGAAGTTATGACTTCCACTTTACAGCAGTTTGCAAAAGTGATAGATGAG CTCAGCTCTTGCCATGCAGTACTTTCAACTCAACTTGCGGATGCAATGATGTTTCCTATTACCCAGTTTAAAGAAAGGGAGCTAAAAG AGATATTAACTCTAAAAGAAGTTTTCCAAATTGCAAGCAATG ACCATGATGCTGCCATTACCAGATACAGTCGGTTgtcaaaaagaagagaaaatgaaaag ATCAAGGCGGAAGTTACAGAAGATGTATATACTTCTAGGAAAAAACAGCATCAGACTATGATGCATTATTTCTGTGCATTAAATACTCTTcagtacaaaaagaaaattgccaTGCTAGAGCCCTTGCTAGGATACATGCAAGCTCAG ataagtttttttaaaatgggttCAGAAAATCTTACTGAGCAATTGGAAGAATTTTTGACCAATATTGGCACAAGTGTACAGAA TGTTCGCAGGGAAATGGAATGTGAAGTAGAAAACATGCAACAAACTATAGAGGACTTGGAAATAGCTAGTGACCCACTGTATTTGCCTGATCCAGATCCTACGAAATTTCCTGTTCATAGAAATCTAACACGGAAAGCTGGGTATCTCAATGCAAGAAA TAAGACAGGGCTGGTATCTTCCAGTTGGGAGAGACAGTTTTACTTCACTCAAGGTGGAAATTTGATGAGCCAGGCAAGAGGTGACGTAGCTGGGGGACTTGTCATGGATATAGACAATTGTTCTGTAATGGCTGTGGACTGTGAAGACAGACGGTACTGTTTTCAGATAACATCTTTTGATGGTAAAAA GTCTTCAATCTTACAGGCAGAGAGTAAAAAAGATTATGAAGAG tgGATATGCACCATAAACAACATATCGAAACAGATATATCTAAGTGAAAACCCTGAG GAAATTGCTGCACGTGTAAATCAGTCAGCTCTGGAGGCTGTTActccatctccttcctttcaGCAGAGGCATGAGAGCATGCGGCCAACTGT acAATCTCGTCCTCCTGCAGCTCGTACTAGCAGCACAGGGTCACTGGGATCTGAATCGGCAGCGTTGTCGGCACTTTCCTTGGATTCACTTGTTGCCCCTGACACTCCTATACAGTTTGACATAATATCTCCAGTTAGTGAAGATCTGCCTGGTCAAGCAAAATCTTCAGGGCAATCGGGCAG acGCACAAATCCTTTTGGTGAATCTGGAGGCTCAAAATCTGAAACAGAAG ATTCAATTCTGCATCAGTTATTTATTGTAAGATTTCTTGGCTCTATGGAGGTGAAGTCTGATGAAAGTCCAGATGTTGTTTATGAAACAATGCGTCAAATACTAGCAGCTCGCGCCATCCATAACATTTTCAGGATGACGGAATCACATTTATTAGTCACTTGTGACTGTTTAAA gTTAATTGATCCACAGACACAAGTTACAAGACTACGA TTTCCTTTGCCCAATGTAGTCCTGTATGCTACGCACCAGGAGAATAAGCGCCTTTTTGGATTTGTGCTTAGGACTTCAGGAGGGAGAGTTGAGAGCCGCCAAACTTCTGTCTGCTATATATTTGAATCAAATAATGAAGGGGAAAAG ATTTGTGACTCTGTTGGACTGGCAAAACAGATAGCTTTTCATGCAGAACTG GATCgaaaagcatcagaaaagcagaaagaaatagatAGAGTCaaagagaaacaacaaaaagaactgaataaacaaaaacaaattgaaaag GACTTAGAGGAGCAAAGCCGGTTGATAGCTGCTTCCAGCAGATCGAACCAGAGCAGCGGAGAAGGACAATTTGTAGTCCTTAGCAGCAGCCAGTCAGAAGACAGTGATTTAGGAGAAGAtggaaagaagaagagagaatcTGAAGCCTAA